In the Sebastes fasciatus isolate fSebFas1 chromosome 20, fSebFas1.pri, whole genome shotgun sequence genome, one interval contains:
- the eif3c gene encoding eukaryotic translation initiation factor 3 subunit C isoform X2 — protein MSRFFATGSDSESEESSSADEITPKAPGGNFKQSLLLSDDEEDTKRVVRSAKDKRFEELTNLIKTIRNAMKIRDMAKCLEEFEQLCRAFLKSKTIVDKEGVPPFYIRLLADLEDYLNQLWEDKEGKKKMNKNNAKALSTLRQKIRKYNRDYETEVAAYKENPQESADEEEEKEAGDTGSSSDSEGEEGEDGVSAKAFLKKKPEPVPDASKFLKPAKGSGDESSSSDDDDEDWGSDTVDSGSSSSDEGEGKSSSLATVFLKKTHEGSEKSEKKLGKKKKPKKKERLEEEAEEEGGEEVEGGWEKVKGGAPMVKEKPKMFAKGTEINVPVVVKKLNEILQARGKKGTDRAAQIELLHALANIANENNLGQGILVKIKFNIIASLYDYNPNLAAFMKPDMWKKCLECIDELLDILFEHNDIFIGENIAEDSESLIISDQPFRVRGCILTLVERMDEEFTKIMQNTDPHSQEYVDNLKDEGHVCGIIDRLLDYMETKGSTEEVCRIYLRRIMHTYYKFDYKAHRRALGLQGETKSEQDQEESEGEDSAVIMDRLSKFIYSKDRTDRIRTCAILCHIYHHALHSRWYQARDLMLMSHLQDNIQHADPPVQILYNRTMVQLGICAFRQGMIKDAHNALLDIQSSGRAKELLGQGLLMRNMQERNAEQEKIEKRRQVPFHMHINLELLECVYLVSAMLLEIPYMAAHEFDARRRMISKQFHHQLRVGERQPLLGPPESMREHVVAASKAMKMGDWRTCHSFIINEKMNSKVWDLFPETQRVREMLVRKIQEESLRTYLFTYSSVYDSISMGTLSEMFELEIPTVHSIISKMIINEELMASLDQPTQTVVMHRTEPTSLQNMALQLAEKLGSLVENNERVFDLKQGVYGGYFNRDQKGGYQQNKSYNRDQKDKGGYQQNKSYNRDQRGGYQGNRGGYNRGGYRNQNYQSNYQGGYQGGYQGGYQGGYQGGYQGGYQGGYQGGYQGGYQGNHQSNY, from the exons ATGTCGCGTTTCTTTGCCACCGGGTCTGACAGCGAGTCAGAGGAGTCCTCATCGGCCGATGAGATTACCCCTAAAGCACCCGGAGGAAATTTCAAGCA GTCGCTGCTTCTcagtgatgatgaggaggacaCTAAGAGAGTGGTGCGCAGCGCCAAAGACAAGAG GTTTGAGGAGTTGACCAACCTCATCAAGACTATCCGAAATGCTATGAAGATTCGTGACATGGCGAAATGTCTGGAGGAATTTGAGCAATTATGTCGAGCGTTCCTCAAAAGCAAGACTATAGTGGACAAAGAGGGGGTTCCCCCTTTCTACATCCGTCTTCTGGCCGACCTGGAGGACTACCTGAATCAG CTGTGGGAGGACAAAGAGGGCAAGAAGAAGATGAACAAAAACAACGCAAAAGCCCTCAGTACACTGCGTCAGAAGATCCGCAAGTACAACAGAGATTACGAAACAGAAGTAGCTGCATACAAGGAG aACCCACAGGAGTCTGccgatgaagaggaggagaaggaggcagGGGACACTG GCTCATCTTCTGATAGCGAGGGAGAGGAAGGCGAAGATGGAGTATCAGCCAAGGCCTTCTTGAAGAAAAAGCCTGAGCCCGTCCCAGACGCCAGCAAGTTCCTCAAGCCTGCTAAAGGATCCGGG GATGAGTCCTCTTCTAGTGACGACGATGACGAAGACTGGGGCTCAGACACTGTAGACAGTGGCAGCTCGAGCTCGGATGAAGGGGAGGGAAAGAGCTCTTCCCTCGCTACGGTCTTCCTCAAGAA GACCCATGAGGGCAGCGAGAAGTCCGAAAAGAAGCtcgggaagaagaagaagcccaAGAAGAAAGAGCGGCTagaggaggaggctgaggaggagggaggagaagaggtgGAGGGAGGCTGGGAGAAAGTGAAGGGAGGCGCCCCTATGGTCAAG GAAAAACCCAAGATGTTTGCCAAAGGCACAGAGATCAACGTACCAGTGGTGGTGAAGAAGCTGAATGAGATCCTGCAAGCAAGAGGCAAAAAGGGCACCGACAG GGCTGCCCAGATTGAGCTGCTCCATGCTCTGGCGAACATTGCTAATGAGAATAACTTGGGCCAAGGCATCCTGGTCAAGATCAAGTTCAACATCATTGCATCCCTGTACGACTACAACCCCAACCTGGCAgccttcatgaag CCCGATATGTGGAAGAAGTGCCTGGAATGTATAGATGAGCTGCTGGACATCCTCTTTGAACACAATGACATCTTCATCGGGGAGAACATCGCAGAGGACAGTGAGAGTCTGATCATCTCAGACCAG ccaTTCAGGGTGCGTGGATGCATCTTAACGCTGGTAGAGAGGATGGATGAAGAGTTTACCAAGATCATGCAGAACACCGATCCCCATTCACAAG AATATGTTGACAACCTGAAAGATGAGGGACACGTTTGTGGAATCATCGACCGGCTGCTCGACTACATGGAGACCAAGGGCAGCACAGAGGAGGTTTGCCGCATCTACCTGCGCAGAATCATGCACACCTACTACAAGTTTGACTACAAGGCTCACCGACGCGCCCTCGGCCTTCAGGGAGAGACCAAG TCCGAGCAGGACCAGGAGGAGAGCGAGGGCGAAGACAGCGCCGTGATCATGGACCGTCTCAGCAAGTTCATCTACTCCAAGGATCGCACCGACCGCATCCGTACCTGCGCCATCCTCTGCCACATCTACCACCACGCTCTGCATTCGCGTTGGTACCAGGCCCGCGACCTGATGCTGATGAGCCACCTGCAGGACAACATCCAGCACGCTGACCCGCCCGTACAG ATCCTGTACAACAGAACCATGGTTCAACTTGGCATTTGCGCATTTAGGCAGGGCATGATTAAAGATGCCCACAACGCCCTGTTGGACATCCAGTCCTCTGGCCGCGCCAAGGAGCTCCTGGGTCAGGGTTTGCTCATGAGGAACATGCAGGAGAGGAACGCAGAGCAGGAGAAGATCGAAAAGAGAAGACAA GTGCCATTCCACATGCACATCaacctggagctgctggagtGCGTGTACCTGGTGTCAGCCATGCTGCTGGAGATCCCCTACATGGCCGCCCACGAGTTTGATGCCCGCCGCAGGATGATCAGCAAGCAGTTCCACCACCAGCTCCGAGTGGGAGAGAGACAGCCGCTGCTGG GACCCCCAGAGAGCATGAGGGAGCACGTGGTGGCAGCCAGCAAGGCCATGAAGATGGGAGACTGGCGTACGTGCCACTCATTCATCATCAACGAGAAGATGAACAGCAAAGTCTGGGACCTGTTTCCTGAGACGCAGCGAGTACGCGAGATGCTTGTCAG GAAGATCCAAGAGGAGTCACTGAGGACTTATCTGTTCACATACAGCAGTGTGTACGACTCCATCAG CATGGGGACCCTATCTGAGATGTTTGAGTTGGAGATACCCACCGTTCACAGCATCATCAGCAAGatgatcatcaacgaggagctGATG GCGTCACTCGACCAGCCCACACAGACCGTGGTGATGCACCGCACAGAGCCCACCTCCCTGCAGAACATGGCCCTGCAGCTGGCTGAGAAACTGGGCAGCCTGGTGGAGAATAACGAGCGCGTCTTCGACCTCAAGCAGGGCGTCTATGGAGGCTACTTCAACAGAG ATCAGAAAGGTGGCTACCAGCAAAACAAATCTTACAACCGAG
- the eif3c gene encoding eukaryotic translation initiation factor 3 subunit C isoform X6, translated as MSRFFATGSDSESEESSSADEITPKAPGGNFKQSLLLSDDEEDTKRVVRSAKDKRFEELTNLIKTIRNAMKIRDMAKCLEEFEQLCRAFLKSKTIVDKEGVPPFYIRLLADLEDYLNQLWEDKEGKKKMNKNNAKALSTLRQKIRKYNRDYETEVAAYKENPQESADEEEEKEAGDTGSSSDSEGEEGEDGVSAKAFLKKKPEPVPDASKFLKPAKGSGDESSSSDDDDEDWGSDTVDSGSSSSDEGEGKSSSLATVFLKKTHEGSEKSEKKLGKKKKPKKKERLEEEAEEEGGEEVEGGWEKVKGGAPMVKEKPKMFAKGTEINVPVVVKKLNEILQARGKKGTDRAAQIELLHALANIANENNLGQGILVKIKFNIIASLYDYNPNLAAFMKPDMWKKCLECIDELLDILFEHNDIFIGENIAEDSESLIISDQPFRVRGCILTLVERMDEEFTKIMQNTDPHSQEYVDNLKDEGHVCGIIDRLLDYMETKGSTEEVCRIYLRRIMHTYYKFDYKAHRRALGLQGETKSEQDQEESEGEDSAVIMDRLSKFIYSKDRTDRIRTCAILCHIYHHALHSRWYQARDLMLMSHLQDNIQHADPPVQILYNRTMVQLGICAFRQGMIKDAHNALLDIQSSGRAKELLGQGLLMRNMQERNAEQEKIEKRRQVPFHMHINLELLECVYLVSAMLLEIPYMAAHEFDARRRMISKQFHHQLRVGERQPLLGPPESMREHVVAASKAMKMGDWRTCHSFIINEKMNSKVWDLFPETQRVREMLVRKIQEESLRTYLFTYSSVYDSISMGTLSEMFELEIPTVHSIISKMIINEELMASLDQPTQTVVMHRTEPTSLQNMALQLAEKLGSLVENNERVFDLKQGVYGGYFNRDQKGGYQQNKSYNRDQRGGYQGNRGGYNRGGYRNQNYQSNYQGGYQGGYQGGYQGGYQGGYQGNHQSNY; from the exons ATGTCGCGTTTCTTTGCCACCGGGTCTGACAGCGAGTCAGAGGAGTCCTCATCGGCCGATGAGATTACCCCTAAAGCACCCGGAGGAAATTTCAAGCA GTCGCTGCTTCTcagtgatgatgaggaggacaCTAAGAGAGTGGTGCGCAGCGCCAAAGACAAGAG GTTTGAGGAGTTGACCAACCTCATCAAGACTATCCGAAATGCTATGAAGATTCGTGACATGGCGAAATGTCTGGAGGAATTTGAGCAATTATGTCGAGCGTTCCTCAAAAGCAAGACTATAGTGGACAAAGAGGGGGTTCCCCCTTTCTACATCCGTCTTCTGGCCGACCTGGAGGACTACCTGAATCAG CTGTGGGAGGACAAAGAGGGCAAGAAGAAGATGAACAAAAACAACGCAAAAGCCCTCAGTACACTGCGTCAGAAGATCCGCAAGTACAACAGAGATTACGAAACAGAAGTAGCTGCATACAAGGAG aACCCACAGGAGTCTGccgatgaagaggaggagaaggaggcagGGGACACTG GCTCATCTTCTGATAGCGAGGGAGAGGAAGGCGAAGATGGAGTATCAGCCAAGGCCTTCTTGAAGAAAAAGCCTGAGCCCGTCCCAGACGCCAGCAAGTTCCTCAAGCCTGCTAAAGGATCCGGG GATGAGTCCTCTTCTAGTGACGACGATGACGAAGACTGGGGCTCAGACACTGTAGACAGTGGCAGCTCGAGCTCGGATGAAGGGGAGGGAAAGAGCTCTTCCCTCGCTACGGTCTTCCTCAAGAA GACCCATGAGGGCAGCGAGAAGTCCGAAAAGAAGCtcgggaagaagaagaagcccaAGAAGAAAGAGCGGCTagaggaggaggctgaggaggagggaggagaagaggtgGAGGGAGGCTGGGAGAAAGTGAAGGGAGGCGCCCCTATGGTCAAG GAAAAACCCAAGATGTTTGCCAAAGGCACAGAGATCAACGTACCAGTGGTGGTGAAGAAGCTGAATGAGATCCTGCAAGCAAGAGGCAAAAAGGGCACCGACAG GGCTGCCCAGATTGAGCTGCTCCATGCTCTGGCGAACATTGCTAATGAGAATAACTTGGGCCAAGGCATCCTGGTCAAGATCAAGTTCAACATCATTGCATCCCTGTACGACTACAACCCCAACCTGGCAgccttcatgaag CCCGATATGTGGAAGAAGTGCCTGGAATGTATAGATGAGCTGCTGGACATCCTCTTTGAACACAATGACATCTTCATCGGGGAGAACATCGCAGAGGACAGTGAGAGTCTGATCATCTCAGACCAG ccaTTCAGGGTGCGTGGATGCATCTTAACGCTGGTAGAGAGGATGGATGAAGAGTTTACCAAGATCATGCAGAACACCGATCCCCATTCACAAG AATATGTTGACAACCTGAAAGATGAGGGACACGTTTGTGGAATCATCGACCGGCTGCTCGACTACATGGAGACCAAGGGCAGCACAGAGGAGGTTTGCCGCATCTACCTGCGCAGAATCATGCACACCTACTACAAGTTTGACTACAAGGCTCACCGACGCGCCCTCGGCCTTCAGGGAGAGACCAAG TCCGAGCAGGACCAGGAGGAGAGCGAGGGCGAAGACAGCGCCGTGATCATGGACCGTCTCAGCAAGTTCATCTACTCCAAGGATCGCACCGACCGCATCCGTACCTGCGCCATCCTCTGCCACATCTACCACCACGCTCTGCATTCGCGTTGGTACCAGGCCCGCGACCTGATGCTGATGAGCCACCTGCAGGACAACATCCAGCACGCTGACCCGCCCGTACAG ATCCTGTACAACAGAACCATGGTTCAACTTGGCATTTGCGCATTTAGGCAGGGCATGATTAAAGATGCCCACAACGCCCTGTTGGACATCCAGTCCTCTGGCCGCGCCAAGGAGCTCCTGGGTCAGGGTTTGCTCATGAGGAACATGCAGGAGAGGAACGCAGAGCAGGAGAAGATCGAAAAGAGAAGACAA GTGCCATTCCACATGCACATCaacctggagctgctggagtGCGTGTACCTGGTGTCAGCCATGCTGCTGGAGATCCCCTACATGGCCGCCCACGAGTTTGATGCCCGCCGCAGGATGATCAGCAAGCAGTTCCACCACCAGCTCCGAGTGGGAGAGAGACAGCCGCTGCTGG GACCCCCAGAGAGCATGAGGGAGCACGTGGTGGCAGCCAGCAAGGCCATGAAGATGGGAGACTGGCGTACGTGCCACTCATTCATCATCAACGAGAAGATGAACAGCAAAGTCTGGGACCTGTTTCCTGAGACGCAGCGAGTACGCGAGATGCTTGTCAG GAAGATCCAAGAGGAGTCACTGAGGACTTATCTGTTCACATACAGCAGTGTGTACGACTCCATCAG CATGGGGACCCTATCTGAGATGTTTGAGTTGGAGATACCCACCGTTCACAGCATCATCAGCAAGatgatcatcaacgaggagctGATG GCGTCACTCGACCAGCCCACACAGACCGTGGTGATGCACCGCACAGAGCCCACCTCCCTGCAGAACATGGCCCTGCAGCTGGCTGAGAAACTGGGCAGCCTGGTGGAGAATAACGAGCGCGTCTTCGACCTCAAGCAGGGCGTCTATGGAGGCTACTTCAACAGAG ATCAGAAAGGTGGCTACCAGCAAAACAAATCTTACAACCGAG
- the eif3c gene encoding eukaryotic translation initiation factor 3 subunit C isoform X3, producing MSRFFATGSDSESEESSSADEITPKAPGGNFKQSLLLSDDEEDTKRVVRSAKDKRFEELTNLIKTIRNAMKIRDMAKCLEEFEQLCRAFLKSKTIVDKEGVPPFYIRLLADLEDYLNQLWEDKEGKKKMNKNNAKALSTLRQKIRKYNRDYETEVAAYKENPQESADEEEEKEAGDTGSSSDSEGEEGEDGVSAKAFLKKKPEPVPDASKFLKPAKGSGDESSSSDDDDEDWGSDTVDSGSSSSDEGEGKSSSLATVFLKKTHEGSEKSEKKLGKKKKPKKKERLEEEAEEEGGEEVEGGWEKVKGGAPMVKEKPKMFAKGTEINVPVVVKKLNEILQARGKKGTDRAAQIELLHALANIANENNLGQGILVKIKFNIIASLYDYNPNLAAFMKPDMWKKCLECIDELLDILFEHNDIFIGENIAEDSESLIISDQPFRVRGCILTLVERMDEEFTKIMQNTDPHSQEYVDNLKDEGHVCGIIDRLLDYMETKGSTEEVCRIYLRRIMHTYYKFDYKAHRRALGLQGETKSEQDQEESEGEDSAVIMDRLSKFIYSKDRTDRIRTCAILCHIYHHALHSRWYQARDLMLMSHLQDNIQHADPPVQILYNRTMVQLGICAFRQGMIKDAHNALLDIQSSGRAKELLGQGLLMRNMQERNAEQEKIEKRRQVPFHMHINLELLECVYLVSAMLLEIPYMAAHEFDARRRMISKQFHHQLRVGERQPLLGPPESMREHVVAASKAMKMGDWRTCHSFIINEKMNSKVWDLFPETQRVREMLVRKIQEESLRTYLFTYSSVYDSISMGTLSEMFELEIPTVHSIISKMIINEELMASLDQPTQTVVMHRTEPTSLQNMALQLAEKLGSLVENNERVFDLKQGVYGGYFNRDQKGGYQQNKSYNRDQKGGYQQNKSYNRDQKDKGGYQQNKSYNRDQRGGYQGNRGGYNRGGYRNQNYQSNYQGGYQGGYQGGYQGGYQGGYQGNHQSNY from the exons ATGTCGCGTTTCTTTGCCACCGGGTCTGACAGCGAGTCAGAGGAGTCCTCATCGGCCGATGAGATTACCCCTAAAGCACCCGGAGGAAATTTCAAGCA GTCGCTGCTTCTcagtgatgatgaggaggacaCTAAGAGAGTGGTGCGCAGCGCCAAAGACAAGAG GTTTGAGGAGTTGACCAACCTCATCAAGACTATCCGAAATGCTATGAAGATTCGTGACATGGCGAAATGTCTGGAGGAATTTGAGCAATTATGTCGAGCGTTCCTCAAAAGCAAGACTATAGTGGACAAAGAGGGGGTTCCCCCTTTCTACATCCGTCTTCTGGCCGACCTGGAGGACTACCTGAATCAG CTGTGGGAGGACAAAGAGGGCAAGAAGAAGATGAACAAAAACAACGCAAAAGCCCTCAGTACACTGCGTCAGAAGATCCGCAAGTACAACAGAGATTACGAAACAGAAGTAGCTGCATACAAGGAG aACCCACAGGAGTCTGccgatgaagaggaggagaaggaggcagGGGACACTG GCTCATCTTCTGATAGCGAGGGAGAGGAAGGCGAAGATGGAGTATCAGCCAAGGCCTTCTTGAAGAAAAAGCCTGAGCCCGTCCCAGACGCCAGCAAGTTCCTCAAGCCTGCTAAAGGATCCGGG GATGAGTCCTCTTCTAGTGACGACGATGACGAAGACTGGGGCTCAGACACTGTAGACAGTGGCAGCTCGAGCTCGGATGAAGGGGAGGGAAAGAGCTCTTCCCTCGCTACGGTCTTCCTCAAGAA GACCCATGAGGGCAGCGAGAAGTCCGAAAAGAAGCtcgggaagaagaagaagcccaAGAAGAAAGAGCGGCTagaggaggaggctgaggaggagggaggagaagaggtgGAGGGAGGCTGGGAGAAAGTGAAGGGAGGCGCCCCTATGGTCAAG GAAAAACCCAAGATGTTTGCCAAAGGCACAGAGATCAACGTACCAGTGGTGGTGAAGAAGCTGAATGAGATCCTGCAAGCAAGAGGCAAAAAGGGCACCGACAG GGCTGCCCAGATTGAGCTGCTCCATGCTCTGGCGAACATTGCTAATGAGAATAACTTGGGCCAAGGCATCCTGGTCAAGATCAAGTTCAACATCATTGCATCCCTGTACGACTACAACCCCAACCTGGCAgccttcatgaag CCCGATATGTGGAAGAAGTGCCTGGAATGTATAGATGAGCTGCTGGACATCCTCTTTGAACACAATGACATCTTCATCGGGGAGAACATCGCAGAGGACAGTGAGAGTCTGATCATCTCAGACCAG ccaTTCAGGGTGCGTGGATGCATCTTAACGCTGGTAGAGAGGATGGATGAAGAGTTTACCAAGATCATGCAGAACACCGATCCCCATTCACAAG AATATGTTGACAACCTGAAAGATGAGGGACACGTTTGTGGAATCATCGACCGGCTGCTCGACTACATGGAGACCAAGGGCAGCACAGAGGAGGTTTGCCGCATCTACCTGCGCAGAATCATGCACACCTACTACAAGTTTGACTACAAGGCTCACCGACGCGCCCTCGGCCTTCAGGGAGAGACCAAG TCCGAGCAGGACCAGGAGGAGAGCGAGGGCGAAGACAGCGCCGTGATCATGGACCGTCTCAGCAAGTTCATCTACTCCAAGGATCGCACCGACCGCATCCGTACCTGCGCCATCCTCTGCCACATCTACCACCACGCTCTGCATTCGCGTTGGTACCAGGCCCGCGACCTGATGCTGATGAGCCACCTGCAGGACAACATCCAGCACGCTGACCCGCCCGTACAG ATCCTGTACAACAGAACCATGGTTCAACTTGGCATTTGCGCATTTAGGCAGGGCATGATTAAAGATGCCCACAACGCCCTGTTGGACATCCAGTCCTCTGGCCGCGCCAAGGAGCTCCTGGGTCAGGGTTTGCTCATGAGGAACATGCAGGAGAGGAACGCAGAGCAGGAGAAGATCGAAAAGAGAAGACAA GTGCCATTCCACATGCACATCaacctggagctgctggagtGCGTGTACCTGGTGTCAGCCATGCTGCTGGAGATCCCCTACATGGCCGCCCACGAGTTTGATGCCCGCCGCAGGATGATCAGCAAGCAGTTCCACCACCAGCTCCGAGTGGGAGAGAGACAGCCGCTGCTGG GACCCCCAGAGAGCATGAGGGAGCACGTGGTGGCAGCCAGCAAGGCCATGAAGATGGGAGACTGGCGTACGTGCCACTCATTCATCATCAACGAGAAGATGAACAGCAAAGTCTGGGACCTGTTTCCTGAGACGCAGCGAGTACGCGAGATGCTTGTCAG GAAGATCCAAGAGGAGTCACTGAGGACTTATCTGTTCACATACAGCAGTGTGTACGACTCCATCAG CATGGGGACCCTATCTGAGATGTTTGAGTTGGAGATACCCACCGTTCACAGCATCATCAGCAAGatgatcatcaacgaggagctGATG GCGTCACTCGACCAGCCCACACAGACCGTGGTGATGCACCGCACAGAGCCCACCTCCCTGCAGAACATGGCCCTGCAGCTGGCTGAGAAACTGGGCAGCCTGGTGGAGAATAACGAGCGCGTCTTCGACCTCAAGCAGGGCGTCTATGGAGGCTACTTCAACAGAG ATCAGAAAGGTGGCTACCAGCAAAACAAATCTTACAACCGAG
- the eif3c gene encoding eukaryotic translation initiation factor 3 subunit C isoform X4: MSRFFATGSDSESEESSSADEITPKAPGGNFKQSLLLSDDEEDTKRVVRSAKDKRFEELTNLIKTIRNAMKIRDMAKCLEEFEQLCRAFLKSKTIVDKEGVPPFYIRLLADLEDYLNQLWEDKEGKKKMNKNNAKALSTLRQKIRKYNRDYETEVAAYKENPQESADEEEEKEAGDTGSSSDSEGEEGEDGVSAKAFLKKKPEPVPDASKFLKPAKGSGDESSSSDDDDEDWGSDTVDSGSSSSDEGEGKSSSLATVFLKKTHEGSEKSEKKLGKKKKPKKKERLEEEAEEEGGEEVEGGWEKVKGGAPMVKEKPKMFAKGTEINVPVVVKKLNEILQARGKKGTDRAAQIELLHALANIANENNLGQGILVKIKFNIIASLYDYNPNLAAFMKPDMWKKCLECIDELLDILFEHNDIFIGENIAEDSESLIISDQPFRVRGCILTLVERMDEEFTKIMQNTDPHSQEYVDNLKDEGHVCGIIDRLLDYMETKGSTEEVCRIYLRRIMHTYYKFDYKAHRRALGLQGETKSEQDQEESEGEDSAVIMDRLSKFIYSKDRTDRIRTCAILCHIYHHALHSRWYQARDLMLMSHLQDNIQHADPPVQILYNRTMVQLGICAFRQGMIKDAHNALLDIQSSGRAKELLGQGLLMRNMQERNAEQEKIEKRRQVPFHMHINLELLECVYLVSAMLLEIPYMAAHEFDARRRMISKQFHHQLRVGERQPLLGPPESMREHVVAASKAMKMGDWRTCHSFIINEKMNSKVWDLFPETQRVREMLVRKIQEESLRTYLFTYSSVYDSISMGTLSEMFELEIPTVHSIISKMIINEELMASLDQPTQTVVMHRTEPTSLQNMALQLAEKLGSLVENNERVFDLKQGVYGGYFNRDQKGGYQQNKSYNRDQKDKGGYQQNKSYNRDQRGGYQGNRGGYNRGGYRNQNYQSNYQGGYQGGYQGGYQGGYQGGYQGNHQSNY; encoded by the exons ATGTCGCGTTTCTTTGCCACCGGGTCTGACAGCGAGTCAGAGGAGTCCTCATCGGCCGATGAGATTACCCCTAAAGCACCCGGAGGAAATTTCAAGCA GTCGCTGCTTCTcagtgatgatgaggaggacaCTAAGAGAGTGGTGCGCAGCGCCAAAGACAAGAG GTTTGAGGAGTTGACCAACCTCATCAAGACTATCCGAAATGCTATGAAGATTCGTGACATGGCGAAATGTCTGGAGGAATTTGAGCAATTATGTCGAGCGTTCCTCAAAAGCAAGACTATAGTGGACAAAGAGGGGGTTCCCCCTTTCTACATCCGTCTTCTGGCCGACCTGGAGGACTACCTGAATCAG CTGTGGGAGGACAAAGAGGGCAAGAAGAAGATGAACAAAAACAACGCAAAAGCCCTCAGTACACTGCGTCAGAAGATCCGCAAGTACAACAGAGATTACGAAACAGAAGTAGCTGCATACAAGGAG aACCCACAGGAGTCTGccgatgaagaggaggagaaggaggcagGGGACACTG GCTCATCTTCTGATAGCGAGGGAGAGGAAGGCGAAGATGGAGTATCAGCCAAGGCCTTCTTGAAGAAAAAGCCTGAGCCCGTCCCAGACGCCAGCAAGTTCCTCAAGCCTGCTAAAGGATCCGGG GATGAGTCCTCTTCTAGTGACGACGATGACGAAGACTGGGGCTCAGACACTGTAGACAGTGGCAGCTCGAGCTCGGATGAAGGGGAGGGAAAGAGCTCTTCCCTCGCTACGGTCTTCCTCAAGAA GACCCATGAGGGCAGCGAGAAGTCCGAAAAGAAGCtcgggaagaagaagaagcccaAGAAGAAAGAGCGGCTagaggaggaggctgaggaggagggaggagaagaggtgGAGGGAGGCTGGGAGAAAGTGAAGGGAGGCGCCCCTATGGTCAAG GAAAAACCCAAGATGTTTGCCAAAGGCACAGAGATCAACGTACCAGTGGTGGTGAAGAAGCTGAATGAGATCCTGCAAGCAAGAGGCAAAAAGGGCACCGACAG GGCTGCCCAGATTGAGCTGCTCCATGCTCTGGCGAACATTGCTAATGAGAATAACTTGGGCCAAGGCATCCTGGTCAAGATCAAGTTCAACATCATTGCATCCCTGTACGACTACAACCCCAACCTGGCAgccttcatgaag CCCGATATGTGGAAGAAGTGCCTGGAATGTATAGATGAGCTGCTGGACATCCTCTTTGAACACAATGACATCTTCATCGGGGAGAACATCGCAGAGGACAGTGAGAGTCTGATCATCTCAGACCAG ccaTTCAGGGTGCGTGGATGCATCTTAACGCTGGTAGAGAGGATGGATGAAGAGTTTACCAAGATCATGCAGAACACCGATCCCCATTCACAAG AATATGTTGACAACCTGAAAGATGAGGGACACGTTTGTGGAATCATCGACCGGCTGCTCGACTACATGGAGACCAAGGGCAGCACAGAGGAGGTTTGCCGCATCTACCTGCGCAGAATCATGCACACCTACTACAAGTTTGACTACAAGGCTCACCGACGCGCCCTCGGCCTTCAGGGAGAGACCAAG TCCGAGCAGGACCAGGAGGAGAGCGAGGGCGAAGACAGCGCCGTGATCATGGACCGTCTCAGCAAGTTCATCTACTCCAAGGATCGCACCGACCGCATCCGTACCTGCGCCATCCTCTGCCACATCTACCACCACGCTCTGCATTCGCGTTGGTACCAGGCCCGCGACCTGATGCTGATGAGCCACCTGCAGGACAACATCCAGCACGCTGACCCGCCCGTACAG ATCCTGTACAACAGAACCATGGTTCAACTTGGCATTTGCGCATTTAGGCAGGGCATGATTAAAGATGCCCACAACGCCCTGTTGGACATCCAGTCCTCTGGCCGCGCCAAGGAGCTCCTGGGTCAGGGTTTGCTCATGAGGAACATGCAGGAGAGGAACGCAGAGCAGGAGAAGATCGAAAAGAGAAGACAA GTGCCATTCCACATGCACATCaacctggagctgctggagtGCGTGTACCTGGTGTCAGCCATGCTGCTGGAGATCCCCTACATGGCCGCCCACGAGTTTGATGCCCGCCGCAGGATGATCAGCAAGCAGTTCCACCACCAGCTCCGAGTGGGAGAGAGACAGCCGCTGCTGG GACCCCCAGAGAGCATGAGGGAGCACGTGGTGGCAGCCAGCAAGGCCATGAAGATGGGAGACTGGCGTACGTGCCACTCATTCATCATCAACGAGAAGATGAACAGCAAAGTCTGGGACCTGTTTCCTGAGACGCAGCGAGTACGCGAGATGCTTGTCAG GAAGATCCAAGAGGAGTCACTGAGGACTTATCTGTTCACATACAGCAGTGTGTACGACTCCATCAG CATGGGGACCCTATCTGAGATGTTTGAGTTGGAGATACCCACCGTTCACAGCATCATCAGCAAGatgatcatcaacgaggagctGATG GCGTCACTCGACCAGCCCACACAGACCGTGGTGATGCACCGCACAGAGCCCACCTCCCTGCAGAACATGGCCCTGCAGCTGGCTGAGAAACTGGGCAGCCTGGTGGAGAATAACGAGCGCGTCTTCGACCTCAAGCAGGGCGTCTATGGAGGCTACTTCAACAGAG ATCAGAAAGGTGGCTACCAGCAAAACAAATCTTACAACCGAG